TGAGCTTGAGGTTAGCCGGCGCCAAATGGGCCAATGCCTGGGCGACCTTGCGGTTGATCGACTCTTTTCTCAAGCTGCCGACCAGTACGGCAATCGTATAGACCTTGCTCATGGGGCTTTCCCGACATCTGACTAAAGGAATCTGTAGTTATAGAGCCTTCGCCGACCTATCACCAGCAGGTTTTGCCCAATCGACAGCTGTTTTGCCCCGAGGCGTACCCGTAGGAAAAATAAGCGGAACATCAGCGAATAGTATTTTTTCGATGTAGGTAAACTACCCGCCTTAATGACGGTCTACAGAACCGCAAATCGGTGTTTTTCTCCAGAGGTTCTAAACAGATGGCTGCAGTACTTGTCGGACAATTCCATGCCCGTGACGCGGAAGGTCGCGTTTATTCCGTGCATGAATTCCAGGAGTCCACCTCCTCAGGCGACGGTTCAGAACCGGTAATTTCCTACAAGCTGGCGATTGGCGACCGGGTCAACAAGGTCGACGAGAACACGTTCGTTTTGGTTCAGTCGCAGGTATCCCTGACCCGCGAGCCTGAAAACATGCCTGTTTGATAAGGCTGCGCCTCCAGGCAGAAGTCATATGAGCGGACTTGGGTTAGGATTCACCCGGTGAATCCCTTACCTGCTGAACATGGACTTCATGCATGCGTTTACGTCATATCGAAGTGATTCAAGCCATTTTGCAGACCGGACACCTCGGCACCGCCGCCGAATGGTTGCAACTGGCTGTGTCCGATGTGGACGCCACCCTCAAGGACGCTGAACAACAGTTGGGATTCATGTTATTCGCCAGCGTCCGCGGGCGGTTGCAGGCCACCCGCGAAACCCTGGCCATGCAGGCGCAGATCGCCCACCTCTACGAAGCCCTCGAACCTATACAGCGCCTGGCCAGCAGCCTCAAGCACCATCACGCCGCGCCGCTGCGTACGCTCTGTACCCCCCCTCTGGCCAACCAGCTATTGCCGCAAAGCATCGCGCTGTTGCGCCGCCGCTTCCAGGACACGCCCTGCAACCTCTCCAGCCAACCGACACGCGACATTGTCAGAAGTCTGCTGCTGCATGAGGCCGACCTGGGCCTGAGCCTGCATGACCCCGAGCACCCGCAAATCACCAGCACCGTACTGGGCCAGGGCAAGCTGCAGTTGCTGGCGCCTCACGGTTGGCTCAAGCCTCGGCAGAAATACATCGCCCTGCAAGAACTGGCCGGCCAGGCAATGATCGGCCTGGAGGGGCAAGACCCGTTGAGTCAGTTGCTGGACAGCAAGCTGCAAGCACTGCGGCCGTTACCGGTGATCCAGACACGGGTGCAGACCTACCAGATGATGCGCAGCATGGTCGAGGCTGGCGAAGGGCTGGCAGTGGTCGATCCATTCACCGCCAGCGGCGCGCGGGAGGCCGGGTTGGATACCTGCCCATTGTCGCCGCCGATTCTGGTGAGCTTGTACGGGTTGACGGTCAAGGACAGCAACCCGAGCCCGGCGCTGAATGCATTGCTGGAAATCGTCACGCAGAAGGCACAGGCCGTGTTGTCCCCGATCAACTAGATAAGAGGGCTTATTGTGGCGTTGTGGGGGCCAGTTGTGGCGAGGGGGCTTGTCCCCCGCTGGGCTGCGCAGCAGCCCCAAATTCTGGCGATGCGGTCTGCCTGATAAATCGCGGCGGTCTTATTGGGGCTGCTGCGCAGCCCAGCGGGGGACAAGCCCCCTCGCCACAAAAAGTTCCACGTAAGCCCCATAGGCACCACCGGCCTCTGGTCAGTGGAACAGCCGATACCAGAAAATCGCCACCTCACGGGTCTGCGGATCAATCCCGCGATAACGCAGGTGGTCGATGCCGCCCATGACATAGCCGCTGCGTTCATACAGCCGGCACGCCCCCAGATTATTGTTCTGCGTCTCCAGCATCATCCCCGGCAGGTTTTTCTTGCGGCTCCAGAATTGCGCCACATCGAGCAAAGCCTTGGCCACGCCATGCCGGCGGGCCGGGAGCACCACCGCCAGTTCATCGACATGGGCATACCCGTTCCAATTGGTACTGACGACGATATGGCCAACCGGCCGATCATCCAGGTACGCCATGAAAACCGCGCTGTCGCTGGCATTGCGGTAGCTGGCGAACTCCTCGGGATCAATGCCATAGCATTTACGGTACGGCAAGACCTGCTCCACCGCCCACTGATCCACGGGCTTGCCCAGCTCCGGCGTGCCATACACGCCCACCTCGAAGCTGAAATCATTGCCCCACACGTAGGCGTCAAATCCCTCGTCGGCGACTCGTACACTGAGCCCCGGGTACTTCGGATTCATTACAGCTTGCATAACCTTCCTTAACACTTGATGCAATCGACGGTGTAACAACGACCGTTGCCGTCGTCTTCGTGTTGTAAGCCATGCACATCGGCGACAAACCCTGGGAAACTGCTATCGAACTCCCGGGCGAAGGCCAGGTAGTCGATGATCGAGCGCGTCGATTCGGTAAAACGCTCCCCCGGCATGATCAGCGGAATGCCCGGCGGATAAGGCACCAGCATCACCGCGGCGATACGTCCTGGCAAAGCATCGATGGACACCGCCTCGACCTCGCCACGTACCAGTTGGTCATAGGCATCGGCCGGCTTCATGGCGATTTCCGGCAACACCGTGTACATGCGTTTGAGATGCTTGGCCGTGGCGTTGCTGCGATAGCAACCGTGCAACTGGTCGCACAAGTCCTGCAGGCCCAGACCCTGATAGCGCGCCGGACCCTGCTGGAACACCGATGGCAGGCAACTGGCCAGGCTGATATTGGCGTCGTAACTGCGCTTGAACTCCAGCAGTTCCGTGAGCAGGGTACTCCACTTGCCTTTGGTAATGCCCATGGAGAACAACACCAGGAACGAATACAGCCCGGTTTTTTCCACCACCAGCCCACGTTCCCAGAGGAATTTGCTGACGACCGCCGCCGGGATCCCGCAATCACTTAACGCACCGCCCGCCGTGAGACCGGGCATCACCAGGGTGACCTTGATCGGATCGAGCAACACATAATCTTCGGCGATATCCCCGAAACCATGCCAGTCGGCCTCGGGCTGCAGCAACCAGTCAGCTGTCGCCACCCGATCTATGCCCGCAACCGAAGGCGGTTGCCAGATGGAAAACCACCAATCATCGGCGGCGATATGCTGGCGCAAATTGGCCAGGGCCCGGCGAAAGCTCAAGGCCTCATCGAACATTTCCTGAAGCAGCGAACGCCCTGCGGGCCCTTCCATCATGGCCGACGCCACGTCCAGCGAGGCGATGATGCTGTACTGCGGCGAGGTAGAGATATGCATCATGAACGCCTCATTGAAGCGGTCACGATCCAGCTGCCGCGCCCCGCCGTCCTGGACATGGATCATCGAGGCCTGGCTGAACGCCGCCAACAACTTGTGGGTCGAGTGCGTGGTGAATACCAGAGGGCTGTCGGGCGTACGCGAGGTTCCCATGCCATAGCGCCCGGCAAAAAATTCGTGGAAGGCCGCGTAGGCGTACCAGGCCTCGTCGAAGTGCAGCACTTCGACACTGTTGCCCAGTTGCTGCTTGATCAGTTCGGCGTTGTAACACAGGCCGTCATAGGTCGAGTTGGTCACCACGGCCAGCTTGACCTTGGGCTCGCGGCCACGGGTCAAGGGGCTGGCCTCGATCTTCGCGCGAATCGACTCGCGGCTGAACTCAGTCAGTGGGATGGGGCCGATGATCCCCAGCTCATTGCGCTCCGGGCACAAGTACAGCGGGATCGCCCCGGTCATGATGATCGAGTGCAATACCGACTTGTGACAGTTGCGGTCCACCAGCACCAGGTCGTCACGCCCGACCATGGAGTGCCAGACGATCTTGTTGGCCGTGGAGGTGCCATTGATCACAAAAAAGGTGTGGTCGGCGCCAAAGTTGCGCGCCGCGCGGGCTTCGGCTTCCGCCAAGGGACCGGTGTGATCCAGCAGCGAGCCCAGTTCCGGCACCGATACCGACAAGTCCGAGCGCAGGGTGTTTTCCCCAAAGAACTGATGAAACGCCTGCCCCACCGGGCTTTTACGATAGGCAACGCCGCCGCCGTGACCGGGGGTATGCCAGGAATAATTGGAGTCGGCAGTGTGTTGCACCAGGGCCTTGAAGAAGGGCGGCAACAGGCCATCGAGGTAGGTACGCGCCGCGCGGGCCACCTGCCTGGCAAGGAACGGTACGGTGTCTTCGAACAGGTAAAGAATGCCGCGCAGTTGGTTGAGCTCGCTCATGGCATCGGCCGGGGCGTTTTCCAGGGTAACTTGCTCGCCCAGGGCGAAGATCGGCAGGTTAGGTGCACGCAGGCGCGCCAAGCGGATCAGTTCCACCATGTTCTGCAGCAAATGGGTATTTTCCCCGGCACCTTCGGCGGCGATCAGCATGCACGCCAGGCCATGATGGGTCGAGGCTACTAGGCGGCCTTCGGCGTAATCCATGGCAGAAAAGATGCTGAAACCCTCTTGTTCCAACTCCCGGGCGATCCCCCGGACCCGATCACCGGCGACGGTATCGGCCTTGATGTCGCGATGCACGATCAGGATGGGGAACTTCAGGTCTTTGTACATGAGGGCTTGGCGTCCTGAGGGCGATGTACTCAGGGTAGAAGCTGGGAGCGAATGTGGCGAATGAAGATAATAACTAATGTGGGAATGGGCGTGTGTGGGAGCGGGCTTGCCCGCGATGGCGGTGGATCAGTAACGAATGCGCTGACTGCCAAAGCGCAATCGCGGGCACGCCCGCTCCTACATTTTTGAGCGCAATTAGTGTTGGGTCAGTTGGGTCCACAACGCCGGCGCACCCGCCGATTTGGCGATGGCTTCCATGCGTGCCGCGTGCTCGGCCATGTCCTGCTCGCTGGCACGGATGATGGTGGTGGGCTTTCGATCTGCCGGCAGACGGCGGATTTCCGAAGGCCGGTTGCCCGAGCCTTCTGCTGAGCCATTGCCATCGGAGGCGTTGCCAGCCAGGGACAGGCTGGTCTGCCCGCCCGTCATGGTCAGGTAGACGTCCGCGAGGATCTCGGAGTCGAGCAAAGCGCCGTGCAGCTCACGGCCGGAGTTGTCGACGCCATAGCGCTTGCACAAGGCATCAAGGCTATTGCGCTGGCCCGGGTGGCGCTCACGGGCCATCATCAGGGTATCAAGGATCGTGCAGTGACGAGTGATGTCCGCCCGATCCGTCTGGCCCATCAGGGCGAATTCGTTGTTAATGAAGCCAACGTCGAACGCCGCGTTATGGATGATCAGCTGCGCGCCGTTGATGAACTCGAAAAACTCATCGGCAACTTCCGCAAAGCGCGGCTTGCCTACCAGGAATTCGTTGGTGATACCGTGGACGCCAATGGCACCTTCGTCACTTTCCCGGTCCGGTTGCAGGTACACGTGAAAATGGCGACCCGTGAGGCGACGGCCCATCAGTTCGACACAGCCGATTTCAATGATCCGGTGGCCATCGGTCACCGGCATGCCGGTGGTTTCGGTATCGAGTACAACAGATCGGATGGCCATCAGGGTTCAGCTCTCAACGGTGTGTATTTCAAGGGGCGGGATATTAACACGCTCTATACCCCAAGCGCCCCATGGCGGAGCACCACGCCCCTCGCCCAACAGTTTTTTACAAGATTTAGCAAAGCTTGCGCAATTTGCCATCACGGCCCTTGGTAGCCTGCGCCGCTCTTTAGCAATACGTAAATAACCGCCCATGTCCAAACCAAACTATTTGCTCGCCCTGTGCCTGATCAGCGCCGCCAATGCTCAGGCCACCAGCTTTGTGATGACCACGGATGCCCTGGTCAGCCTGTCGATGAGTGCCACCAAGGGTACCAGTAGCAGTTTCAAAGACGACAAAATCGTATTGGCGGCAAAGGACGACGCGGCGGCATACGTCGCCAGTCGGGGTGAGATACGCGGTGCGCGGCTGGAGTCTGCCTTGCTGCATATCCGCCGCACCTTGCCGGAGCTGCGCGAGACGGACGAGCAGCTCGCCAACGGGATTCTGGTGTTGTGACGCCAGCAATTGCCACACTCAAGACCGTGGCCTAAGGTAAACCTCAGCTCTGCTTGTACCCACGCACTTCATCCACGCCACGATTGGCCAACTGGTCGGCCCGCTCGTTGCCCGGATGGCCGATATGCCCGCGTACCCACTTCCAGGTGATGTTGTGGCGGTTGCACTGTTCATCCAGCAACTGCCACAGGTCGGCGTTCTTCACCGGCTCTTTGGCCGCGGTTTTCCAGCCGCGTTTTTTCCAGTTGACCATCCACTCGTTGATGCCCTTCATGACGTATTGCGAGTCCGTCACCAGCAATACATCGCACCGGCGCTTGAGCTCTTCCAGGCCGCGAATGGCTCCCATCAGCTCCATGCGGTTGTTGGTGGTGTTGGCTTCGCCGCCCCACAACTCTTTCTCCACGCCCTTGCACACCAGCAAGGCGCCCCAGCCGCCAGGACCAGGATTGCCCTTGCAGGCGCCGTCGGTAAAGAGTTCTACGCTATCGGTCATTACGCTATCCATCAAAGCGGGTTACCGGCAATCGACCGGCAGCTCCCGAGGTCGAACACTGCGACCTGAATTCCAAAAAATGATTTATGGCTCGCTGGAGCGACGGTTGACCTTGGCCAGGGGCATCGGCACCAGTTTGCCCATGGGCTCGCGCCTTACCTGGCTGACCGGCCGCAGCCCGACTACGATCTTGCGGGCTACCAACAGGTAGAAACCGCCACCCGACAACTGCCATGCGCCGGCCCGGCGCTCCCAACCAGCCAAACGGCCCTGCCACTTGGGCGAGGCAAGCGGCGGACGATAGCACCCGAAGCGGCGTTTCTCCAGCGCGAAGCCCAGCAGGTTCAACCAGTCGCTGACCCGCGAGGGCGAGATGCAGCGGGCCTGACGCAGCGCATCCTGGGCAAACACGTGCCGCAGGCCCCACGAACTCCAGGGGTTGATGCCAACAATCAATAAATGCCCACCTGGGCGTACGGCGCTGGCTGCTTCACGCAACAACCCATGGGGGCGACAGGCAGAAATCCAGGCCATGCTGCATCACCACCACGTCGGCGGCATGCTCGCTCAAGGGCCAGGCCTGTTCTTCGCAGACAATCTCGACCCCCGGCAACGGCGCACCGAGGCGCACATTGCGCTGCACCTGGGGCGCGGGCGGCGGGGTCTGGGCCGAAGGGCCGTAATGCACCAGGTAACCGCCAAAGAAGCGTTCCAGCTCTTCTTCGAGCATAAGCCGCTCTTGTTCCAGCAGAAACTGCCCGATCGGCCCGGACAGCCAATCACGGGCTGCGCTGATCAAGGCCAGCCACTCAGGATCGGCCTGGGCGAACGCTTTATCAGTCATTGCATTCTCCAACTCGCCAAGACGTTCTAAGATGCACCAATGTGTCCAGCTTGGCGAATAGAAGAATGATACAGATCAGTGCCCTGCCCGCCTTCACCGATAACTACATCTGGTTGTTACAAGACCATCGCAGCCATCGTTGCGCGGTGGTCGACCCCGGTGATGCCGCGCCCGTGCTGGCGTGGCTCGCGCAGCACCCCGGCTGGACCCTCAGCGACATTCTGGTGACTCACCATCATCACGACCACGTCGGCGGTGTAGAGCAGCTCAAGCAGGCCTCGGGCGCCAGGGTCTATGGCCCGGCCAACGAAAAGATCCCGGCCCGTGACGTTGCGCTCAACGATAACGACCGTATCGAGGTGCTGGGCTGGGACCTCGAGGTGTTCGCCGTACCGGGACATACCCTGGGACATATAGCTTTTTATCATCATGGCTTGCTGTTCTGCGGCGACACCCTGTTCGCCGCCGGTTGCGGGCGTTTGTTCGAGGGCACGCCAGAACAGATGTACAACTCCCTGGAACGCCTGGCCGCCCTGCCCGCTGACACGCTGGTCTACTGCACCCACGAATACACACAAAGTAACCTGCGCTTTGCCGAGGCAGTGGAGCCGGATAACGCCGATATAGCCGAACGAGTGGCTAAAGTCAGCGAACTGCGCGCAGGCGGCAAGATGACATTACCCTCGACCCTGGCCCTGGAAAAATTGACTAACCCTTTTCTGCGCACCGCTGAAACATCCGTTAAACAAAAAGCGGACGAGCGGAATGGCCGTGATAACCGCTCTGGGAGTGAGGTATTTGCTAGCTTGCGCGCTTGGAAAGATACGTTCTAAGCAAACAGGTTCTGGTACGAAATTTCTGAATGGTTGACCGGAACCCAAGCGCTTTCTAGAATCGCCCGACATTTTTGCCCGGAACTAACTTCCAGCCAATGTCGTCATCTATTCGTAAATCCAACCATTCAGACGCATTGACCCGCCTGGCTCAAGCCATTGCGGTGGCCGTATCCGCAACTCTGGCGGGCTGCCAAACCAATAATTTCGCTGCACAATCCACCGTGCAACCCAAACCCGTATTTGCTGCCAAGATCAAGCAAAAACCCCTTTGGCTCTCAGAGAAGCCAAGCCCGCAGGTACCCCAGGATGTCTGGGAACGCATGCGCCAGGGGTTCCAATTGCAGGATGGCGTGGGCGTCAACCCGCGTATCGAGCAACAGCGCCTGTGGTTCGCCAGCAACCCATCGTTCCTGGAGAACGCCGGCGAACGCGGCA
The Pseudomonas hygromyciniae genome window above contains:
- a CDS encoding Orn/Lys/Arg family decarboxylase — translated: MYKDLKFPILIVHRDIKADTVAGDRVRGIARELEQEGFSIFSAMDYAEGRLVASTHHGLACMLIAAEGAGENTHLLQNMVELIRLARLRAPNLPIFALGEQVTLENAPADAMSELNQLRGILYLFEDTVPFLARQVARAARTYLDGLLPPFFKALVQHTADSNYSWHTPGHGGGVAYRKSPVGQAFHQFFGENTLRSDLSVSVPELGSLLDHTGPLAEAEARAARNFGADHTFFVINGTSTANKIVWHSMVGRDDLVLVDRNCHKSVLHSIIMTGAIPLYLCPERNELGIIGPIPLTEFSRESIRAKIEASPLTRGREPKVKLAVVTNSTYDGLCYNAELIKQQLGNSVEVLHFDEAWYAYAAFHEFFAGRYGMGTSRTPDSPLVFTTHSTHKLLAAFSQASMIHVQDGGARQLDRDRFNEAFMMHISTSPQYSIIASLDVASAMMEGPAGRSLLQEMFDEALSFRRALANLRQHIAADDWWFSIWQPPSVAGIDRVATADWLLQPEADWHGFGDIAEDYVLLDPIKVTLVMPGLTAGGALSDCGIPAAVVSKFLWERGLVVEKTGLYSFLVLFSMGITKGKWSTLLTELLEFKRSYDANISLASCLPSVFQQGPARYQGLGLQDLCDQLHGCYRSNATAKHLKRMYTVLPEIAMKPADAYDQLVRGEVEAVSIDALPGRIAAVMLVPYPPGIPLIMPGERFTESTRSIIDYLAFAREFDSSFPGFVADVHGLQHEDDGNGRCYTVDCIKC
- a CDS encoding LysR substrate-binding domain-containing protein translates to MRLRHIEVIQAILQTGHLGTAAEWLQLAVSDVDATLKDAEQQLGFMLFASVRGRLQATRETLAMQAQIAHLYEALEPIQRLASSLKHHHAAPLRTLCTPPLANQLLPQSIALLRRRFQDTPCNLSSQPTRDIVRSLLLHEADLGLSLHDPEHPQITSTVLGQGKLQLLAPHGWLKPRQKYIALQELAGQAMIGLEGQDPLSQLLDSKLQALRPLPVIQTRVQTYQMMRSMVEAGEGLAVVDPFTASGAREAGLDTCPLSPPILVSLYGLTVKDSNPSPALNALLEIVTQKAQAVLSPIN
- a CDS encoding DUF2388 domain-containing protein; this encodes MSKPNYLLALCLISAANAQATSFVMTTDALVSLSMSATKGTSSSFKDDKIVLAAKDDAAAYVASRGEIRGARLESALLHIRRTLPELRETDEQLANGILVL
- the rnhA gene encoding ribonuclease HI; amino-acid sequence: MTDSVELFTDGACKGNPGPGGWGALLVCKGVEKELWGGEANTTNNRMELMGAIRGLEELKRRCDVLLVTDSQYVMKGINEWMVNWKKRGWKTAAKEPVKNADLWQLLDEQCNRHNITWKWVRGHIGHPGNERADQLANRGVDEVRGYKQS
- the dnaQ gene encoding DNA polymerase III subunit epsilon; its protein translation is MRSVVLDTETTGMPVTDGHRIIEIGCVELMGRRLTGRHFHVYLQPDRESDEGAIGVHGITNEFLVGKPRFAEVADEFFEFINGAQLIIHNAAFDVGFINNEFALMGQTDRADITRHCTILDTLMMARERHPGQRNSLDALCKRYGVDNSGRELHGALLDSEILADVYLTMTGGQTSLSLAGNASDGNGSAEGSGNRPSEIRRLPADRKPTTIIRASEQDMAEHAARMEAIAKSAGAPALWTQLTQH
- the gloB gene encoding hydroxyacylglutathione hydrolase, translating into MIQISALPAFTDNYIWLLQDHRSHRCAVVDPGDAAPVLAWLAQHPGWTLSDILVTHHHHDHVGGVEQLKQASGARVYGPANEKIPARDVALNDNDRIEVLGWDLEVFAVPGHTLGHIAFYHHGLLFCGDTLFAAGCGRLFEGTPEQMYNSLERLAALPADTLVYCTHEYTQSNLRFAEAVEPDNADIAERVAKVSELRAGGKMTLPSTLALEKLTNPFLRTAETSVKQKADERNGRDNRSGSEVFASLRAWKDTF
- a CDS encoding GNAT family N-acetyltransferase; its protein translation is MNPKYPGLSVRVADEGFDAYVWGNDFSFEVGVYGTPELGKPVDQWAVEQVLPYRKCYGIDPEEFASYRNASDSAVFMAYLDDRPVGHIVVSTNWNGYAHVDELAVVLPARRHGVAKALLDVAQFWSRKKNLPGMMLETQNNNLGACRLYERSGYVMGGIDHLRYRGIDPQTREVAIFWYRLFH